ACACCGGACCCACAAGGCCGCCGACCGGACCCGCTCGACCGTCAATGACCACGCCAATGCCAACGCCAACGCGAATGCCAATGGCACGATCGGCGCGGGCGCCGGCGACTCGCATGCAGGTGCCAACGCCAACGTCGATACCGGTGCCGGCCTCGATACGGCCGCCACCGCAGGCAGGGCTGGTGAGATGGGCCAAGGCGTGGGCGGCGACGTGCGCGATACCGCGCATTCGGCGATCCAGTCCACCGACCGCGCGGCCGGCTCGGTCGGCGACGCGGTGCAGGGCGTCAACGCCAGCGGCAACGCCGCCGCCAGCGGCAGTGTCCACGCCCACGGGCACTGAGTTCACTGCCACCAACCCGGCAGATATCACCGGGATTCCGGCGCCACAAAAAGGAAAACCCCGCCGAGGCGGGGTTTTCCTTTGTCGTGCCTTGAGCGGGGAACTCAGAAGTCCATGCCGCCCATGCCACCCATGCCGCCGCCCATGCCACCGCCGTGGCTGTGGCCTTCGTCCTTCTTCGGCAGCTCGGCAACGATCGCCTCGGTGGTGATCGCCAGGCCGGCCACCGACGCGGCGTGCTGCAGGGCCGAACGGGTGACCTTGGTCGGGTCCAGGATGCCCATGGCAACCATGTCGCCGTACTCGCCGCTGGCGGCGTTGTAGCCGAAGTTGCCGGTGCCTTCCTTGACCTTGTTCAACACCACCGACGGCTCTTCGCCGGCGTTGGCGACGATCGCGCGCAGCGGCGCTTCCAGCGCGCGGCGGGTGATCGCAATGCCCAGGTCCTGGTCGGTGTTGTCGCCCTTCAGGCCTTCGACGGCCTTCAGCGCGCGGATCAGCGCCACGCCACCACCGGGGACCACGCCTTCCTCGACCGCTGCACGGGTGGCGTGCAGGGCGTCTTCGACGCGTGCCTTCTTTTCCTTCATCTCGACTTCGGTAGCCGCACCGACCTTGATCACGGCCACGCCGCCGGCCAGCTTGGCCACGCGTTCCTGCAGCTTCTCGCGGTCGTAGTCGGAGGAGGTCTCCTCGATCTGCGCCTTGATCTGGCCGATGCGCGACTGGATCTTCTCGGCCTCGCCCGCGCCGTCGATGATCGTGGTGTTTTCCTTGGTGATGACGATGCGCTTGGCGCGACCCAGATCGTTGATCGTGGTCTTCTCCAGCGACAGGCCCACTTCCTCGGACACCACCTGGCCGTTGGTCAGCACCGCGATGTCTTCCAGGATCGCCTTGCGACGGTCACCGAAGCCCGGCGCCTTGACGGCGGCGACCTTGACGATGCCGCGGATGGTGTTGACCACCAGGGTGGCCAGCGCCTCGCCCTCGACTTCCTCGGCCACGATCAGCAGCGGCTTGCCGGCCTTGGCGACGGCTTCCAGCACGGGCAGCAGCTCGCGCACGTTGGACACCTTCTTGTCGTGGATCAGGATGAACGGGTCATCCATTTCGACCTGCTGGCTCTGCTGGTTGTTGATGAAGTACGGCGACAGGTAGCCGCGGTCGAACTGCATGCCCTCGACCACGTCGAGTTCATTGTCCAGGCCCGAGCCTTCCTCGACCGTGATCACGCCTTCCTTGCCGACCTTCTTCATCGCGGTGGCGATGATGTCGCCGATGTTGGTGTCGGAGTTGGCGGAGATCGTGCCGACCTGGGCGATTTCCTTGTCATTCGCGGTCGGGTTGGAGAGCTTCTTCAGCTCGCCCACGGCGGCCACGACGGCCTTGTCGATGCCGCGCTTCAGGTCCATCGGGTTGATGCCCGCGGCGACGGCCTTGAGGCCTTCCTGGATGAACGCCTGCGCCAGCACGGTGGCGGTGGTGGTGCCGTCACCGGCGACGTCGGAGGTCTTGGAAGCGGCTTCCTTGACGATCTGCGCGCCCAGGTTCTCGTACTTGTCGGCCAGCTCGATCTCCTTGGCGACGGACACGCCGTCCTTGGTGATCGTGGGGGCGCCGAAGCTCTTCTCGAGCACGACGTTGCGGCCCTTCGGGCCCAGGGTGACCTTGACGGCATTGGCGAGCGTGTTCACGCCCTTGAGGATGCGCGAGCGGGCGTCTTCGCCGAAACGGACTTCTTTAGCGGCCATAAAATTTTTCCTTGAAAAATTTTGAATAAGTAATGGGAAACGTCACGAAAGAGCTGCAAGAAGGAGCCAAGGGCGACCGGGAGCGCGGCTTTCGCGCTACACCACCAGGCTCCAGCTCAATCAGCCCTCGATCACCGCCACGATGTCGTCTTCCTTCAGGAACACGAGCTCTTCGCCGTCGATCTTGATTTCCTGGCCGGCGTACTTGCCGAACAGCACCACGTCGCCAGCCTTCAGCGACATCGGACGGACCTTGCCGTCGGCCATGATCAGGCCGGTACCGGCGGCGACGACCTTGCCGCGGGTCGGCTTTTCGGTGGCGCTGTCGGGGATCACGATGCCGCCGGCGGAGACGCGCTCTTCTTCGAGACGCTTGACGATGACGCGGTCATGCAGGGGACGCAGTGTGCTCATGGAGGACTCCAGCTGGTTCAAACAGTTGATGGACAAGGTCTTGCAGAGCCCGGACGGCAGCTCTGTTAGCACTCGATGGTAATGAGTGCCAATTCTACGCAGATAGCATCCCGCAGCAAGAGTGTTCGTACGCGGGGGTGGACAGCACATTGGGCGAACCCGGCAGCGTTTCAAGGGCGCGGCGGTGAATCACCTCGCGCAAGCTCGGCTACGCTGCCGGCATGACCACGACCGATCCCACCACCGTTTTGCTCTGCCACTGCAGCTGCCCCGACCAGGCCTGCGCCCGCCAACTCGCCGAAACGCTGGTGGGCGAACGGCTGGCCGCCTGCGTCAACCAGCTGCCAGGCGTGCCATCGACCTATCGCTGGCAGGGTGCCGTCACCACCGACAGCGAGGTGTTGCTGCTGATCAAGACCACCGCCGGTCGTTTCGAGGCGCTGAAGGCACGACTGCTGCAGCTGCACCCATACGAACTGCCGGAACTGGTCGCGGTGCCCGTGACGCACGGCCACGACGCCTATCTGGACTGGGTGCGTGCCAACGTCGCAGGGTGATTCGCGGCGACTGGGCCATAATGGTCGTCCACCCGCGCGGCGCGCGGGCCGCACTGTTCCCGGAGTCGTGATGCGATCAATGCCTGCCGGCCGGATGGCCGTTCGCCTGCTGATCGGGCTGAGTCTGCTGTTTGCCATGTTGCCCGCGTTCGCCCAGGACACGGCCGAACTGCTGCCGGTGACCGAGGCCTACAAGCTCAGCGCCGATGCCGGCACGCCCGGCGTGCTGAAGCTGCACTGGACGATCGCGCCGGACTATTACCTTTACCGCGGCCGCATGAAGTTCAAGGGTGGCGATGGCGTCAGCCTGGGCGCAGCGCAATTGCCCGACGGCGAGAAACACCACGACGAATACCTCGGCGACGTGGAGACCTATCACCACGGTGTCGACGCCAGCATTCCGTACACCATAGCCGCCGGCACCGATCGCCTGCGGATCAGCGTGCAATACCAGGGCTGCCACGAAGTCGATCCGAAGATCTGCTACCCGCCGCATACCGAGAAGCTCGACTTGCCGCTGCCCGCCGATGGCGCCGCCGCGGCGGCCCCCGTCGCCGGCTCGCTGGGCGCCGCGCTCGGCCAGCTCGGCAGCAACAGGATCGAGGCCGTGGCGGGCACGGTCGGCGCGCCGCTGCCTGCCGAACAGGCCTTCCGTTTCGAGGCGCTGGCGCAGAACCCGCACCAGCTGCTGCTGCGCTGGACGATGCCCAGGGGTTACTACCTGTATCGCGACCAGACCACGCTGAAACTCGAAAACGCCGGCGACCTTGCCCTGAAACCCGCGTGGCCGGCCGGTACCGCGCACCACGACGAGCACCACGGCGACGTCACCGTGTATTTCGACCAGGTCGAGCTGCCGGTGGCGGTCGAGGGCGACCTCGGCGACGCCAGAGCGCTGACCCTGCTGGCCAGTTTCCAGGGTTGCCAGGACGGCGGCCTGTGCTATCCGCTGATGACCCGCCGCGTGAACCTCGATCTCGGCAGTGGCGCCACCGTCACCGGCCAGACCACCGAAACCGCGCCGGAACTGCCACCGGGCAATGCCGACTCGGTTCCGGCTGACTCGGTTCCGGCTGACTCGGTTCCGGCCGGCCCGGCGCCGCTGCAAGTGAGCCTGATCGCCGCCCTGTTGCTGGCGCTGGGCGGCGGCCTGGTGCTGAACCTGATGCCCTGCGTGCTGCCGGTGTTGTCGATCAAGGCCGTCAGCGTGCTGGAAAGCGCGGAAAGCCACGCCGCGGCGCGCCGTCACGCACTGTTCTATACCGCTGGCGTGCTGTGCAGTTTCGCGGCACTCGGCCTGGGCATCCTGGCCCTGCGCGCGGCGGGGCATGCGCTGGGCTGGGGCTCGCAACTGCAACAACCCCTGGTGGTCGGCGTACTCGCCTGCCTGATGCTGGCGGTCGGCTTGTCGATGTCCGGCGTGGTGCAGTTCGGCGCCTCGCTGGGCAATACCGGCGCCAGCCTTGCCGCGCGCTCCGGTCCGGCCGGCGACTTTTTCACCGGCGTGCTGGCCGTGGTGGTGGCCAGCCCGTGCACCGCGCCGTTCATGGGCAGCGCGCTGGCCTATGCCTTCGCCGCACCGATGGTCCCGGCCCTGCTGGTGTTCCTGATGCTGGGCGTCGGCCTGGCACTGCCGTTCCTGGCGGTGGGCTTCGTCCCGGCGCTGGGCCGTCTGCTGCCACGGCCGGGACGCTGGATGGAAACGCTGAAGCAGGTGCTGGCCTTCCCGATGTACCTCACCGCCGCGTGGCTGGTCTGGGTGCTGGCCAACCAGCGCGGCGCCGACGCGGTCGGCCTGGTGCTGGTGGCGATGGTGCTGCTGGCGATGACCCTGTGGTGGTTCGAGCGCAGCCGCTCGCGCGGCGCGATCAGCAAGCTCGCGGTGGTGGTGCTGGCCATCGCCACCGTGGTGCCGATGGCCCTGCTCGCCCACGTGCCGCCGCCGTCGGCCAGCGCGGCGACCGAGGAAGGCGTGGTCGCCTACAGTCCGGAAAAACTGGCCAGCCTGCGCACCGCTGGCACGCCGGTGTTCGTCGACATGACCGCCGACTGGTGCGTCACCTGCAAGGCGAACGAGCACACCGTGCTGGACACCGACGCCTTCCGCGCCCTGCTCAGGCGCACCGGCGCGGTCTACATGAAAGGTGACTGGACCGACGTCAACCCGACCATCAGCGCCTTCCTGCAGCAATACAACTCGCCCGGCGTGCCGTTGTACGTGGTCTTCCCGAAAAATGGCGGCCCCGGCAAACAGCTGTCCACCGTGCTGACCCGCTCGATGGTCGAGCAGGCGCTGACGGAAGCGGCGCGCTGATGCTCAGCCGCGGCAACTGGACCATCCTCGGCCTGGCCGTGCTGGCCGCCGCAGTGGGCGGCTACGCGCAGCACCACCTGCAGACGGCCCCGGCCGCACCGGTGACCACCGCGGCTTCGACCATCATCGGCCAGCCGTTGCCGACGCTGAGCCTGCCCGACCTGGATGGCAGGCTGCATGATCTGGGCGAGTATCGCGGACGCCGCGTACTGATCAATCTGTGGGCCAGCTGGTGCCTGCCCTGCCTGCAGGAAATGCCCGCGCTGGTCAAAGCCCAGCAGAAGTTCGGCGATCATGGGGCGATCGTGATCGGAATTGCGGTGGACGAGCCAGCTCACGTTCGGGCCTTTTTGGCCGCACATCCGGTGAATTACCCGATCTTGATCGGCCGACCGGAATCGCCGGGCACGTCGCTGACACTGGGAAATGCCCTGCGGAACCTCCCTTACAGCGTGCTTGTCGCCGACGATGGGCGCATTTTGGCCACACATGCGGGAGCCATGACCGCCGATCAGATGGAGCAGTGGCTGGCTCCCTGATCCACGCGTCATCCGAAGGCGGCCCACATACGGTTACGCACGGGAACCCGGCACTTCTCCGTCAAACATCGCCGATCTGCGGCGAACTGGACAAGACTGCTGGCGGCGCGCACACTGCGCCCGTTCCGGGGCGTCCGGACGCGGCCTTGGACAATGACGTTGGCGAAAATCCTGGTCCTGCATGGACCCAACCTCAATTTGCTGGGCGCCCGCGAACCGGAGATCTACGGTTACGAGACGTTGACCGACATCAACCAGCAACTGGCCGAGCGCGCGCAAGCCGCGGGGCACGAACTGGTCTGGTTCCAGTCCAACGCCGAGCATGAACTGATCGGGCGGGTGCACCAGGCCCGCGACGATGGCACGGCGATGATCCTGTGCAATGCCGGTGCGTTCACGCACACCAGCATCGCGCTGCGCGATGCGTTCGCCGCCACGGCCATTCCGTTCATCGAGGTACACCTGTCCAACGTCTTTGCCCGCGAGCCGTTCCGCCACCACTCCCATCTTTCCGACATCGCGGTCGGCGTGATCTGCGGCTTCGGCGGCAACAGCTACCGGCTGGCGCTCGACGCGACGCTGCAACGGCTGCAAACCGCCGCCACGGCCTGAGCGCCGGCGACCCACCCACTCATCTTCCAGCCACCCGCGCGTGGCATGACTGACCAAAGGCTGATCCGATGGATTTGCGCAAAATCAAGAAACTGATCGACTTGCTCGAGGAATCCAACCTCGCCGAACTGGAGATCAAGGAGGGCGAGGAAGTCGTCCGCCTGTCGCGCGTGCCGAAGAACGCCGCGCCGGTCGCGGCCGCCCCGGCGGTTGCCGTCGCTCCGGTCGCCGTCGCCGCTCCCGCCCCGGTGGCGGCCGCCGCGGCAGAGCCGGCACCGTCCTCTGCACTGCCCGCCGGCACCGTGATCAAGGCGCCGATGGTCGGCACCTTCTACGCCTCGGCTACCCCGGGCACGCCCGCCTTCGTCAAGGTCGGCCAGCAGGTCAAGGCCGGCGAGACGCTGGGTATCATCGAGGCGATGAAGATGTTCAACCAGATCGAAGCCGAAGTCGCGGGCACCGTCCAGGCGATCCTGGTCGAGAACGGCCAGCCGGTGGAATTCGACGAACCGATGTTCGTGATTGCCTGATGATCGAGCGGGAACGGGGAACGGGGAACGGGGAACGGAAAGATCAATGGCGCGCACTCGCAGCTGCTGACTTTTCGGTTCCCCGTTCCCCGTTCCCGGTTCCCCGCTCTTTGGAGCTCCCATGCTAGAAAAAGTCGTCATCGCCAATCGTGGCGAAATCGCGTTGCGCGTGTTGCGCGCCTGCCACAGTCTGGGCATCAAGACCGTGGCGGTGCATTCCACGGTGGATCGCAACCTCAAGCACGTCGGCCTGGCCGACGAGTCGATCTGCATCGGCCCGGGGCCGTCGGTGGACAGCTACCTCAACATCCCGCGGATCATCGCGGCGGCGGAGATCACCGACGCCCAGGCGATCCACCCGGGTTACGGCTTCCTGTCCGAGCGCGCGGATTTCGCCGAGCAGGTCGAGCAGTCCGGTTTCATCTTCATCGGTCCCACCGCCGACGTGATCCGCCTGATGGGCGACAAGGTCGAGGCGATCAAGGCGATGAAGGCGGCCGGCGTACCCTGCGTGCCCGGCTCCGGCGGCCCGCTGGGCGAGGATGTCGACACCAACATCAAGATCGCCCGCGAGATCGGCTACCCGGTGATCATCAAGGCTGCCGGTGGCGGCGGTGGCCGCGGCATGCGCGTGGTGCGCACCGAGGCGCACCTGGGCAACTCCATCGTGATGACCAAGCAGGAGGCCAAGGCGGCTTTCGGCAACGACGTGGTCTACATGGAGAAATTCCTGGAGAACCCGCGCCACGTGGAAATCCAGGTGCTGGCCGACGGCCAGGGCAACGCGATCCACCTGGGCGAGCGCGACTGCTCGATGCAGCGCCGCCACCAGAAGGTGGTCGAGGAAGCTCCCGCTCCCGGCATCACGCCCGAGCTGCGCGCCGAGATCGGCAAGGTCTGCGTGGATGCCTGCATCCGCATCGGCTACCGCGGCGCCGGCACGTTCGAATTCCTGTTCGAGAACGGCCGCTTCTACTTCATCGAGATGAACACCCGCATCCAGGTCGAGCACCCGGTGACCGAGTGGATCACCGGCGTCGACCTGGTCCGCGAGCAGTTGCTGATCGCCGGCGGCGAGAAGCTGTCGATCAGGCAGGAAGACATCGTGATCCGCGGCCATTCGATCGAGTGCCGCATCAACGCCGAAGACCCGGACACCTTCATGCCGAGCCCGGGCACGGTGAAGCGCTTCGAGGCGCCGGGCGGCCCGGGCGTGCGCGTCGACACGCACCTGTACGACGGCTACCGCATTCCGCCGAACTACGATTCGATGATCGGCAAGCTGATCGTGCACGGCCCCGACCGCGCCACCGCGATCGCCCGGATGCAGCTGGCGTTGGCGGAAACCGTGATCGAAGGGGTGAAGTGCAACATCCCGCTGCAGCAGAAGATCATGGCCGACGTCGGCTTCCAGCATGGCGGGCAGAACATCCATTACCTCGAAAAGCGCATGGCCGAGCAGAAAGAGAAGGCCGGCCCGTCTCAATAAAGCAACGCGCTTCCTGCGTTTGCCTCCTCTCCCCTTGGGGAGAGGATTGTGACCGGAGGAAATCCCCTTGCGGGAAGGTGAGGGGTCGGACTTGCAGCATGCCCGATCACAACTCGCTCATACACACTTCACCGCAAGCCCGCCCTCACCCCAGCCCTCTTCCCCAAGGGAAGAGGGGGACATCACTCCATGCCTTTTCTCGAACTCTCCCTGGTCGTCCGTCTCGAACAGCAACCCGGCGCGGAAGAAGCGCTGGAGGATCTCGGCGCGCTGTCGATCACCTTGCGCGACGCCGATGCCGAAACGCCGGACGAACAGGCGATCTTCGAACCCGGCGTAGGCGAGTTGCCGCTGTGGTCGACGATCACGCTGAATGCGCTGTTCGATGAAGACGCCGACCGCCGCGGCCTGGCCGCGGCGCTGGGCGAACTGTTGCCATGGCTGGAGCCGGACCAGCTGAGTTTCAGCGAGGTCGCCGACCAGAACTGGGAACGCGTCTGGATGGACCAGTTCAAGCCGATGCCGTTCGGCCGGCGCCTGTGGATCTATCCGTGGAACATCGAACCGCCGGCGGACGACGACCTCGTCGTCGTCCGGCTCGATCCCGGTCTCGCCTTCGGCAGCGGCACCCATCCCACCACGGCCCTGTGCCTGGAATGGCTGGACGGCCTCGATCTCGTCGGCAAGACGATCACCGACTACGGCTGCGGCTCGGGCATCCTGGCCATCGCCGCGCTGAAGCTCGGCGCGAGCAGTGCGGTCGGCGTCGACAACGATCCGCAGGCGCTGGTCGCCTCGGCCGACAACGCCGGGCGCAATGGCGTGGACAACCAGCTCGCGCTGTTCCTGCCGCAGGACGTGGACGCCCCGCCAGCGGACGTGTTCATCGCCAACATCCTGGCCGGCCCGCTGGGCGAGCTCGCGCCCACCTTCGCCGCCGCCGCCAAACCCGGCGCGCCGTTCGCGATCTCCGGCATCCTCGCCGGCCAGCAGGAAGAACTGCTGCAGCGCTACGCCGAATGGTTCGAGGACCTGCGCGTGGACACACGCGAGGACTGGGTGCGCATCAGCGGGCATCGCCGCGGCTGAACCGCCGATGCAGGCTTGACGGCGCGATCAGCCTGCTAAGCTTGGTCGATACCGATTCAAAACGGCCTGCATGTATACCCAATGCCCCGAATGCCTGTCCGTGTTCTCGCTGGATGCGCCGACACTCGCCAAGGCGCACGGCCACGTCGTGTGCGGTCATTGCCATGCCGGTTTCGACAGCCTGGCCACGCTCGCCGAACAGCTGCCGCCTGAACCCTTCGTCGAGTTGCCGCTCAACGAACCCGCGTTCGAACCACCGCTGCTCGACCTGGTGGTCTATCGCCCGCGCCCCGAGCCGACGCCCGTCGTCGTGCTCGGCGAAACGCCAGTCACGGTCGCCTCGCAGGCACCAGTGGAAGACTTCTCGCAGCTGGTGTTTGCGCCGCGCTTTGCACGCGAGTCGAAGGCCCAGGCGCCGAAGCGAACGGAACGAAGGGAGCGGCGGCACCTGTCGTCATCGGACGAACGACGCTGGCCATGGGTACTGGCCTGCAGCCTGCTGACGCTGGCGCTCGGCGTTCAGCTGGCCTGGGCCAAGCGCAACGACCTGATCCGCGATCCGCTTACCGGCGGCTGGCTGCGCAGCGCCTGCGCGACGCTGGGCTGCGAGCTGCCGCTGGTCGCCGCACCGGGACGGCTGCGGCTGCTGGCCAGCAACGTGCAGGCGCACCCGAGTGTCGCCCACGCGCTGATGATCAGCGCCAGCGTGCGCAACGATGCCGCCTTCGCCCAGCCGTACCCGGTGCTGACGGTCACCCTGTCGAACGCGCAGGGCCAGCGCATCGCGATGCGCCGGCTGCAGCCGGAGGAGTACCTGGACGACACCTCGATCCTGCGCAGCGGGCTGTCACCCGGGGGCACGGCGGTGCTGCTGCTGGAGGTGGAGGACCCGGGCGACAACGCGGTGGCGTTCGAGCTCGGTTTCGAATGAAGGCATCCGTGGTACTTAAAATTATCCGCCCGCGCGGGTAGACTCGGTTCTTCGCGTCTGCATGCCTCGACCGCATGCAACAGGCGCCACGAAGCACCAGCATCATCCATAACCATTCGCGACGGCCCATGCAGTCGTCGTTTCGTACGTGAGGGAAAATGTCCGTGAATGCCGTAAGACTGCCTGCTGCCGAGCCCGCCAGAGCGGCCTCGTCGCAGAACGCAGGTTCGCCTGGCGCCAGCCACCATGGCCAGAGTGCCCTGAGCGAATGTGTCACCCGCACGGTGCGCCGCTATCTCGCCGATATCGGTGACACCGAGTGTGCCGAAGGCCTCCACGCGCTGGTCCTGCGCGAGGTGGAGGTGCCGCTGTTGCGCGAGGTGCTGGCCTTCCACGACGGCAACCAGAGCCGCGCCGCCAGCGCGCTCGGCATCAACCGCGCCACCCTGCGCAAGAAGCTTGCGGCGCACGGCCTGCTGTAATTCCCACCCGCAAAAGCCGGCCTGCGTTTGGCCGGCTATAATGACCGGCTTTCCCCCTACGGAAACCCGCTCATGCCCGCTCCCCAGCTCGTCCCGGTTCGTCGCGCCCTGCTCAGCGTCTCCGACAAGACCGGCCTGATCGACCTGGGTCGACGCCTCGCCGCGAAAGGCATCGAACTGCTCTCCACCGGCGGCAGCGCGAAGGCGCTGCGCGATGCGGGCATCGCGGTCACCGACGTCAGCGACGTCACCGGCTTCCCCGAAATCATGGACGGCCGGGTCAAGACCCTGCATCCGAACGTGCATGGCGGCCTGCTCGGTCGCCGCGGCACCGACGACGCGGTGATGGCCGAACTCGGCATCGCGCCGATCGATCTGCTGGTGCTGAACCTCTACCCGTTCGAGGCGACGGTGGCCAGGCCGGACTGCACCCTGGAGCAGGCGATCGAGAACATCGACATCGGCGGCCCGGCGATGCTGCGTTCGGCGGCGAAGAACTGGAACGACGTGGGCGTGCTGACCTCGCCCGGGCAGTACGACGCGGCGCTGGCCGAGATCGAACAGCATGGCGGCCTGACCCGCGCCACCCGCTTCAGTCTGGCGGTAACGGCATTCAACAACGTGTCGAACTATGACGGCGCGATCAGCGATTACCTGTCGGGCCTGCAACTGGACGAGACCCAGCAGACGATCGCCGGCCACGCCACGTTCCCCGCGCAGATCAACGGCCGCTTCACCAAGCTGATGGACCTGCGCTACGGCGAAAACCCGCACCAGCAGGCAGCGTTCTACAGCGACCTGTATCCCGCCGCCGGCACGCTGGCCACCTTCCGGCAGCTGCAGGGCAAGGAGCTTTCGTTCAACAACATCGCCGATGCCGATGCCGCGTGGGAATGCGTGCGCAGCTTCGTCAAGCCGGCCTGCGTGATCGTCAAGCACGCCAACCCCTGCGGCGTGGCGGTGAGCCTGGACGGCATCGGCAAGGCGTACGACCTGGCCTTCCAGACCGATCCCACGTCCGCCTTCGGCGGCATCATCGCGTTCAACCGCGAAGTGGATGGCGCCACCGCGAAGGCGATCGTCGAGCGCCAGTTCGTCGAGGTGGTGCTGGCGCCGGCGTATGCGGACGAAGCGCTCAAGGCGTTCCACAAGAAAGGCAACGTGCGCGTGCTGGTCATTCCGATTCCGGAGGACGGCGACCTGCTCGGCGCGCATCCGGGCGGCCATTCCAAGCGCGTGGGTTCGGGCCTGCTGGTCCAGAGCGCCGACACCGGCATGATCACCGCCGCCGACCTCAAGGTGGTGACCCGCAAGGCGCCCACCGAAGCGCAGATCCACGACCTGATCTTCGCCTGGAAGGTGGCCAAGTTCGTCAAGTCCAACGCCATCGTCTACGCCCGCGACCGCCAGACCATCGGCATCGGCGCCGGCCAGATGAGCCGCGTCTACAGCGCGAAGATCGCCGGCATCAAGGCGGCGGACGAGAAGCTCGAAGTGCGTGGTTCGGTGATGGCATCGGATGCGTTCTTCCCGTTCCGCGACGGCATCGACGCGGCGGCCGCGGCGGGCATCAGCGCGGTGATCCAGCCGGGCGG
This is a stretch of genomic DNA from Rhodanobacter sp. FDAARGOS 1247. It encodes these proteins:
- the prmA gene encoding 50S ribosomal protein L11 methyltransferase, with the protein product MPFLELSLVVRLEQQPGAEEALEDLGALSITLRDADAETPDEQAIFEPGVGELPLWSTITLNALFDEDADRRGLAAALGELLPWLEPDQLSFSEVADQNWERVWMDQFKPMPFGRRLWIYPWNIEPPADDDLVVVRLDPGLAFGSGTHPTTALCLEWLDGLDLVGKTITDYGCGSGILAIAALKLGASSAVGVDNDPQALVASADNAGRNGVDNQLALFLPQDVDAPPADVFIANILAGPLGELAPTFAAAAKPGAPFAISGILAGQQEELLQRYAEWFEDLRVDTREDWVRISGHRRG
- a CDS encoding zinc-ribbon and DUF3426 domain-containing protein; translation: MYTQCPECLSVFSLDAPTLAKAHGHVVCGHCHAGFDSLATLAEQLPPEPFVELPLNEPAFEPPLLDLVVYRPRPEPTPVVVLGETPVTVASQAPVEDFSQLVFAPRFARESKAQAPKRTERRERRHLSSSDERRWPWVLACSLLTLALGVQLAWAKRNDLIRDPLTGGWLRSACATLGCELPLVAAPGRLRLLASNVQAHPSVAHALMISASVRNDAAFAQPYPVLTVTLSNAQGQRIAMRRLQPEEYLDDTSILRSGLSPGGTAVLLLEVEDPGDNAVAFELGFE
- a CDS encoding helix-turn-helix domain-containing protein, whose protein sequence is MSVNAVRLPAAEPARAASSQNAGSPGASHHGQSALSECVTRTVRRYLADIGDTECAEGLHALVLREVEVPLLREVLAFHDGNQSRAASALGINRATLRKKLAAHGLL
- the purH gene encoding bifunctional phosphoribosylaminoimidazolecarboxamide formyltransferase/IMP cyclohydrolase → MPAPQLVPVRRALLSVSDKTGLIDLGRRLAAKGIELLSTGGSAKALRDAGIAVTDVSDVTGFPEIMDGRVKTLHPNVHGGLLGRRGTDDAVMAELGIAPIDLLVLNLYPFEATVARPDCTLEQAIENIDIGGPAMLRSAAKNWNDVGVLTSPGQYDAALAEIEQHGGLTRATRFSLAVTAFNNVSNYDGAISDYLSGLQLDETQQTIAGHATFPAQINGRFTKLMDLRYGENPHQQAAFYSDLYPAAGTLATFRQLQGKELSFNNIADADAAWECVRSFVKPACVIVKHANPCGVAVSLDGIGKAYDLAFQTDPTSAFGGIIAFNREVDGATAKAIVERQFVEVVLAPAYADEALKAFHKKGNVRVLVIPIPEDGDLLGAHPGGHSKRVGSGLLVQSADTGMITAADLKVVTRKAPTEAQIHDLIFAWKVAKFVKSNAIVYARDRQTIGIGAGQMSRVYSAKIAGIKAADEKLEVRGSVMASDAFFPFRDGIDAAAAAGISAVIQPGGSMRDAEVIAAADEHDMAMVFTGMRHFRH